Genomic segment of Corynebacterium urealyticum DSM 7109:
AGAAGGTCTCGTTGCTGCGCCACGGCAGCACCCCCGTGAGCGAATCCACGCCCTCCAGGATGTTCTCCTCCAGGTCCTTGCGGGCAGAGACCCGCTTGACCTTGGTGTACTGCTCCGCCCGCCACATGGCCAGCGCGAGCCAGGCCTTGTCGTCGTAGTAGTTATTCCGCGTCAGGGGGGCGAGGTTGCGCAGCCGCATGCCACGGAGCGTGGCTCGCAGTTCGCGCTGACGGGTCTTGGAAGGTCGACGGCGCGTGGCGTCCACCTGGCAGTCCACATAGTGGGCCTGCCACCAGTAATGCCAGCGGTAAAAGGCCTTGTCCCGCGCCAGGGGCGGCCAGGCGATCACAGCAAGATTAGTCCGCGGCACGCCCCATACTTTCGAGGCGTGGCGGTCCATGATTGCTTGCTGGGCCAGATCGGCCCGGTAATCCCAACGTTCGTGCACGCCTTAAGTCTGCCCAATCCCGGCGATTTTCGCGAAGTTTTGCTGCTTTTACCAGGCCTGGGAGAGGTCCGCGTGCTGCCGGATCCAGGCGTGCATCGCGATCCCCGCTGCCACGCCCGCATTGATCGAGCGGGTGGATCCGAACTGCGCGATGGAGACGGTCATCCGCGCCCCGCGCTGCGCCTCCTCGGTCACTCCGGGCCCCTCCTGGCCGAAGAGCAGGAGGCAGCGGCGCGGCAGCTCAGCGGTCTCCAGCGGCACGGAGCCGGGGGTGTTGTCCACGGCGACGACCGCCAGGTCCTGCTCCGCCGCATAGTCGAGTACTTCGGCGACGGTCTTGTGGTGTTCGAGGTGCTGGTAGCGGTCGGTGACCATCGCGCCCCGCCGGTTCCAGCGCTTGCGCCCGACGATGTGGACCGTATCCACTGCGAAGGCGTTGGCGGTGCGGACGACGGTGCCGATGTTGGCGTCGTTCTCGAAGTTCTCGATGGCGATGTGCAGCTCGTGTCGGCGGGAGTCGATGTCCGCGACGATGGCGTCCATCTTCCAGTAGCGGTAGGCGTCGACGACGTTGCGGCGGTCACCGTTGTCGAGCAGTTCCGGGTCGAAGTGGGCCTCCGTAGGCAGCGGCACCCCGGGGTACTCCTGCTCCCAGGGGCCGACGCCGACGCGGGATTCGAACCACTCGGTCGGGCCCTTGCCGGAGCCTTCGGTGGGTTCCGGCTGCTGGGGCGACTGGTGGCCCGGCTGCGTGCTCTCCTGCCTGTCTTCGTGGCTCACTACGCGGCCTTTTCTGTTTTCTGTTGCAGCGCGCCGTTGATTCCGTCGACGAGCAGTAGCTGCGCGATGACATAGGTCGCCATGACCGCGCCGTCGGTGAGCGCGTCGATGATCTTCAGCGCCCTTGGCGCGGTGGGGCGCTGCGCGTGCTTCAACAGGGTGAGGCGGTTGAGGATCAGGGCGTCGGAGAGCAGGAAGAGCGTTCCGCCGAGGGCGTGGCCGTAGTCCTCCGGGGTTTCCTCTGGTGTGCTGCGAAGGAGGGCCGGGTCTTGCGCCAGCATGTTGGTGGCTCCCAGCAGGGAGCCGTAGCCGCCCGCGGCGGGTAGGGCCTTGGGTAGCTTCCATCTGGCTAACCCCAGCCCCGTCACCAGGGCCGGCAGGTGGGCTGCGGCGACCGCCGGCGATGGCCGGGCGCCCCGCTTGGCGAGCAGCCAGATATAGGCCAGCTGGTTGGCGCTGAACCACGCCGCACCCCGGTTGAGGCTTTTAGCCCGCTCGACTGGCTCCGCGCTGCGGGACTGGGTGTTCATCAGGGTGATGTCCCCCAGCCAGCCGCCTACCAGACCTGCGAGTAGAAGCGCCTGCCCCGCGCTGGGGGTGTGGATCTTGCCCCAGGAGCGCGGGTTATCTGCGGTGGCACCGGGGGCGAACACGGTGCTCGCGAGCAGGGGCATGAGCGTTGGCTTCACGGCGCGCGTGATGCGATCCGAGCGCGTGGCTGCGGCAGCGACAGAGACGGCGCCGGCCGCCAGGTAGGCGATGCGGCCCGGGTGTGGGTGGCGTGCGGCGGTGCGCAGGGCGCGGGTGCCTTCGGCGGCTCGCTCCAGCACGTGGCTCAGGATTCGGTTCTGCGTCAGGGTGCTGCGCATCGGTGTCTCCTTGTGGGTTCACGGCGCGGCTATCTCACCACCGCGGCGGCGGGCAGGCCTAGTTCAGGCCGAGGTCGGTCAGGCCGAGCAGCGGGCGGTACTCCAGGCCCTCAGCTTCGATGACGTCGCGGGCACCGGTGTCGCGGTCCACGACCGTCGCCACGCCAACGACGTTCGCCCCGGCTTCGCGGGCAGCAGCTACGGCGGTGAGTGGGGAGTTGCCGGTGGTCGTGGTGTCTTCGACGATGAGCACGTTCTTGCCGGCGATATCCGGGCCTTCGATGCGGCGCTGCATGCCGTGCTTTTTGGCTTCCTTGCGCACGACGAAAGAGTCGACCCCTTCGCCGGCGTGCATGATCGCCGTGGCGACCGGGTCGGCGCCGAGGGTCAGCCCGCCGACGTTGGTGTATTCCCAGTCGCTGGTCAGTTGGCGCAGGAGCTGGCCGATGAGTGCGGAGGCTTCCGCGTGCAGGGTGGCGCGGCGCAGGTCGACGTAGTAGTCAGCTTCCTTCCCGGAGGAGAGGGTGACTTTGCCGTGGACGACGGCGAGCTCCTTGACAAGCTCTGCGAGGCGTGCAGCGGCGGCGCGGTCGACGGAGGGGATTTCCTGAGCCATGGGATGCGTTCCTTCCGAAGGAGGGGTGAAAGCTTTTCTGTTCTTTAAGTTACCGCAGGAAAAACAAAACCCACCCAGTGGGCCTCGCGTTGAGCGAGGGCTCACTGGGTGGGTTGCCGCGTGGAAGGGTCAGACCACGCTAACTTTTCGTGGTCACACTTCCGTATGAAGCGTCAGTCACAGTCTTCTTTTAGTCCCGCAGGGGCTTGTTTTAGTCCCGCAGGGGCTTGGCCTCATCTGGTGAGTGTCCCGGAGCGAGGCCTTCTCGGACGAGTTCGTCTTCGATCGTGTCCTCCGCGTTACCGACATCGCCTGTCTTTTGTTTCTTTCCTAGCCACTTATCGAAGAGGCCGTTTTGGTACATCACCGTTCCGAGAATCATGAGGATACCCAGGAACTGCAGCAGGGATGGAACCTCACCGAACAGTGGCCAAGCGATGACCACCGAGGAGACCGGGGAGAGCAGCAGGATACCGGCGGAGAGCGTCGGATCCAGCCAGACAGTGCCCCACTGGACGAAGGTCCAGGCGACGGCCTGGCCGAGGGTGGCCAGCATGATCAGCCAGATCCAGTTCATGGTGGTCAGGTCGTCGCCCAGAGCGGTCTCCGGATTAACGGCAGGAAGGTGACCATCGACGAGGACGCCGTGCGTGAAGTCGAAGCCGCCACGCGGGGAGCCCGTGTGCGCCCAGATAGCCGGTGCGACCAGCTGAGACATAGCGGTGTACATCATCGGCTGGATGTACAGGTCCTTACGCGGAGCGGTGGTACCAGCCTTGCGGGAGAAGTACAGGTAGAAGGAGTAGCAGATACCAGAGGTCAGGCCGAGCAGGGTGCCCAGGGTTGCGGTGTTGATGCCCGCGATCTGCTCCGGGCCGGTGGACTCGCCACTGCCCTCGAAGACACCACCGGTGAGCATGACACCGACGATCATGATCGGCACGAGCACCAGGAAGACCGGCGGGATCTTGTACTTATCGAAGATCGCCGTCAGCATTGGCACGACGATCACCTGCAGGTTCAGCAGGATGGCCGCGATACCGGCGCCGACGTAGAAGATCGAGTAGTTCCAGGCGGTGAAGTCGATACCCAGGAACAGGCCTGCAACGAGGGACATGATGATGCCCGCCTTTGGCAGGGAGCCCTTGCGCTTGATCTCCCAGAAGCCGAACGGCAGCAGGACGATCAGGCCGATCAGAATACGGAGGAATGCCTGCGTCGCAGGATCCATGTTGGAGGCCTTCACCCAGATAGGAGTGAAAGCGAGGAATGCGGTACCCAGTCCGAGAATGAGCACGGCCTTGCCGTGGGACACAGGCTTGACTGGAAGCATGCGTCCGGACGCCGTAGCGCCTTGACCCTTAACAGTGTTCATGGTTTCCATTTTTACATTTCGCTTTCAGGAAAAAGCAATACTTTATGCCTAATATCACAAATAATCCAATATGCCCGTATTGTTTCCACAATTAATCAATCGGTCTTTTTAGTTGGCATGACGGGAGTTATGTTTCTAAAGGAAGTGAATTTCTATGTGGAGATATATCCTTCAACAATTAAGGCCCGAATAATTCCGCCATTGCTCGCGCCTCTGGAAGTAACCATGAGGCTACCTCGAGTTGAAGAATTTAACGCTCCTGCGAACCCGTGCCTTCATCATCATCCGGCTCGACGATTTCCGCCTCCACCAGCTCAATCTCCGCCTCGACCGGCTCAATCGGGGACGGCAGTGCATGGCGCGCATCCGGAGCACGGTGACGGCCACTTCGACGGCGCTGCCCCCGCCGTTCCGCAGCAGTGGCGGACAGCTCGTCACTAAAGATTGTGGGCGCCCTCTCAATATCGGCGCGAATAACCTGGAGGCGCTGACCGACCGATGCAGAAATATGGTCCGGATCCTCTCCAATGAGAGGGATATTCTCCGAATCCATTTCAAGCGCCGGGCCATTGAAATCATCACCCGGGTTCACCTCACGCCCCCGATCGAAACGGCGAGGGAATTCCACGGGATTAGCCGGCCGCTCGATATGCGGACGATCAGAGAAAGATGATTCGTCACTTTCTTGCCCGGCGTAGACTTCTTCAGCTGTCGGATCCGAACTCGGCGACGCGGCAGCCTCCGCTGGCTCCCCTTCCGCCACGGGTGCGGACGGGGTCTGCCCCACGGGGCGCAGGTAACCCGGCCGCGGCTTCTTCTCCCCCACGGGCGCCTCGTCGCCCTCGTTGCGCTCCCGACCGGGCTTGTCCTGCGACGCACCCTCGCCCTGCTGGCGATCAGAAGATTCCGCCCCGGCAGGAGTCAGCGAGACCGAAGTGCCTGGCAGCGCCCGTGTCTGGTCCGCGTTCTCCAGCTCCAGGACCACGCTCATCGTGCGCGGCGGAAGAACCATCGCCGCATGTGCGAGGGAGAGCAACTCCGGCAGGATCTGCAGCCAGATGCTGAAATCCAGCTTCCGGCTAATGCTCAAGACAACCCAGTCGCCACCCCAGATCACATCAGAAGCGACCTGGCTCAGAGCAGCGAGGCTGTCCTCTACCCGAACATCAAGCATCCGGTCGAGTGCCCGCACGTCGGAGGTATAGGCAGCATAAGGCGGCTGATCCAGCAGCTCGGAGCGGCGCAGCCCCTCCGTCACCCCCTGCTCGCGGGAGTAGTGCACCGTCACCGGGGACGTTGCCGCCCGGCGCATCGCCATGAGCGTGCCCTCCCCCAGGTCTGCCACGTGATATTCGTGCCCCTCCCAGAAACCGCTGACCACATCCTTGGCCAGGGCCCGAATGGGAGAGACGTTCACCGCGTGCAGCGCGGCAATCGGCCATTCCTGCGGCAGTTCGAGGTCCTCGCGGGTGTACTCCGCCCCGTTCGCCGCAGCCCACTGGCGGCGCCGGCGGCGGATCGAGGCAAACAACCCGCCTTGGGCAGTCGCTGCGGCCACCATATCCGGCCCCTCCTCGGAGGCCTGTGCGGCCTCAGTGGCCAGCCCCGGCGCGTCCTCTGGCTGGGCTTGCTCCTCCGCCGAGTCCGCGACAGCACCCTCGGTCGCACGGTCGGCCGGCTCGTCGGCGACCTCGCTGCCATCGGTGCCCCAAGGAACCGTCCCAGCGGTCGACGCAGCGCCGTTCGTGTCGCCGTCGTCTTCGTTGGAGGCAGCGTCCGGGAGGGAAGAAACGTGAGGAATCGGCCGCCTAGTCACCGCAGCACCGCCGGACTCCCCCTGGGAGCTCGCGTGCTTCAGCAACCACACCGCCACAACGAGCAAAATTAGCCCGATGAGCAGGGGAACAATCGATCCACTCATGTCGTTCAGCCTAGTCTGCCTCCCCGTGCAGGAACAGAAAGCGGGGAGCGAGTCTGGCAGCCAGCCTCGCTCCCCGCCCGATTGGCGCGTCAGCGCCTCTTACTCGTTGGCAGCAGCGTAGTCGGCGCTGTCCATCAGCTCGCCCGGCTCGGAGACGCGGACGTCGTAGAGCCAGCCCTCGCCGTACGGATCCTCGTTGATGATCCCGGCGTTGTCCTCGAGCTCCTCGTTCACGGCGACGATCTCGCCGGAGACCGGTGCGTAGATGTCGGACACGGACTTGGTGGACTCGATCTCGCCGAATGGCTCGCCGGCCTCAATCTCGTCGCCGACCTCCGGGAGCTCGACGAACACGATCTCGCCGAGAGCCTCTGCAGCGATGTGGGTGATGCCGACGCGCACGACCTCACCCTCCGTGATGTCGGTGGTGTTAACCCACTCGTGCTCTTCGGAGTACAGGAAGTCAGTAGGCAAAGCAGTCATGGTCGCTCCTCACGATCATCTTCAAAAACTGTGGGCGTGACATGGGCCTAGGGTGTAATCCCCACCACATCGAACACGGCAAACTGTACTACACAGCCAGCCCGCTGCGGCGGATATCACGGGGATACCTCGGCCCGGGTCCGGCTGGGCCACCCCCATTTCGCGTTTTGCAGAGCCATTTCACGTTTTGCAGAGTTTGATGCCGCTTTTCTGCGGTTTTCCAACTTCAAACTCTGCAAAACGCGAAATGGGGGGGTAGCACGGGGCGGTCAAGCCCCGGTTGCCCTACTTTTCGCGCTGATAAAAGGGCATCTCCACGACCTGGTACGGGTATTGCTTACCGCGGATATCGACCTGCACGGTCTGTCCCACGGTGGCTGCCCCGCCCTCCTCAGTCGCGGTCTTATCCACGTAGGCCATCGCTACCGGGTAGCCCAGGGTCGGTGAGAGCGCACCCGAGGTGACTTCTCCGATCGGCTGAGCGTCCTCGCCCTCGCCGGCCAGCACCGCGTAACCGCTGCGGGCTGCGCGGCGCCCCTCGCCCTGCAGGCCGATCAGCACCCGCGCCGCGCCCTTCTCCTTCGCCGCCACGATCGCGTCGCGCCCCACGAAGGAATCCTTGGACTTCGTCGCGGCCAGGATCCCCAGGCCCGCGTCGACCGGAGTGAGCTCGTCGTTGAGCTCATTGCCGTAGAGCGGCATGCCAGCTTCCAGGCGGAGGGTGTCGCGGGCTGCCAGGCCACAGGGCAGGCCGTCCAGCTCCGTGGCCTTAGCCAGCGCGATGTTCCACACCTGCTCGGCAGCATCATTGTCCACGATGATCTCGAAGCCATCCTCGCCGGTGTAGCCCGTGCGGGCGATCAGCGCCGGTTGACCGGCGACGATGCCCTTGAAAGCGGCGTAGTAGCCCAGGCCGTCGACCGCGCCCCTGACGTCCTCGGTCGCGCCGGAGGCCTCCGGGGCGTCGGTGACATTCTCGACGATCGCGTGCATGACCTCGGCGGCCTTCGGCCCCTGGATCGCGACCAGGGACTTCTCCGCAGTCTGGTCCACGACGGTGACGTCGAAGCCCTCGGCCCGCTGCGCCAGCGCTTCGGCGACGCGCGGGGCGTTGCCAGCGTTCGGGACGACAAGGAAGTCGTCATCCGCGAGGCGGTAGGTGATCAGGTCGTCCACGATGCCGCCGTCCTCGGTGCACAGCATGGAGTACTTCGCCTTGCCGACCTTGACGGCGGACAGACGGGAAATCAGTGCGTAGTCCAAGAGCTCCGCGGCCTGTGGGCCGGAAACCTCCACCTCGCCCATGTGGGAGAGGTCGAAGACGCCGACGGTCTCGCGGACGGCGCGGTGCTCGTCGAGTTCCTTACCGTACTTCAGGGGCATGTCCCAGCCGCCGAAGTCAGTGAAGCGGGCACCGAGCTGCTCGTGCACCTGGTGCAGGGCGGTGTGCTTCGGGGTGCTTGCAGAATCAGTCATTGCAAAACCTTCCTTCAAACGTGCTGGGGATTAGTCCTCGATGGCGAATGCTTCGAGCGGCGGGCAGGAGCACACGAGGTTGCGGTCGCCGTAGGCGTTGTCGATGCGGCGCACCGGCGGGAAGTACTTCGTCGTGCGCAGCCCGTCCACCGGGAAGGCTGCCTGCTGGCGGGAGAACTTGCCGCCGGAGACGGCCTCCTCGAAGTCGTCACGGGTCACGCTGAAGGCGGTGAACGGTGCGTGGCGCAGGACGGACTCCTCGACGGTGACCTTGCCGTCGATGATCTCCTGGATCTCGCCTCGGATGGTGATCATCGCTTCAATGAAGCGGTCCAGCTCATCCTTGTCCTCGGACTCGGTCGGCTCGACCATCAGGGTGCCCGGCACCGGGAAGGCCAGGGTCGGGGCGTGGAATCCGAAGTCCATCAGGCGCTTGGAGACATCCTCAGCAGTCACGCCGGAGGCCTTGGTCAGTGCGTTGAGATCCAGGATGCACTCGTGTGCGACCAGGTCGTTCTTGCCCGTGTAGAGCGTCGGGAAGTAGTCGGCGAGCTTGCGGGAAATGTAGTTCGCGTTGACCAGGGCCATACGGGAGGCTTCGGTCAGCCCCTCGTCGCCCATCATCGCGATATAGGACCAGGTGATCGGAAGCACACCGGCGGAGCCGTACGCTGCCCCGGAGACCGGCAGGCCAGTGTTCGGGTCCTCGGACTGCTCGACGGTCGCGTCGGTCGGCAGGAACGGGATGAGGTGCTCGGCCACGCAGACCGGCCCCACGCCCGGGCCACCGCCGCCGTGCGGGATGGTGAAGGTCTTGTGCAGGTTCAGGTGGGAAACGTCGCCACCAAACTGCCCCGGCTGGCCCAGGCCGACCAGCGCGTTGAGGTTCGCCCCGTCGATGTACACCTGGCCGCCAGCGGCGTGGACCTTGTCGCAGACCTCGCGGACGTGCTCCTCGAACACACCGTGGGTGGACGGGTAGGTGATCATGATGCCGGCGACTTCCGGGCCGTACTTCTCGAGCTTGGCGTCCAGGTCGTCCAGCAGGATGGAGCCATCCTCGGCGGACTTCACGGCCACGACCTTCAGGCCAGCCAGCGCGGCGGAAGCCGCGTTGGTTCCGTGAGCGGAGGTGGGGATCAGCACCTTGTCGCGCTGATCGTCACCGCGGGAGAGGTGGTAGCGGTGGATCGCCAGCAGGCCTGCGAACTCGCCCTGGGAACCAGCGTTCGGCTGAACGGAGACCTTCGCGTAACCGGTGATCTTGGCCAGGCGCTCCTCCAGGTCATCGATGAGCTCCAGCCAGCCCGCGGCCTGATCGGCCGGGACGTGCGGGTGGATGCCCGCGAACTCCGGCCAGGTGATCGGCTCCATGGAGATGGCGGAGTTGAGCTTCATGGTGCAGGAGCCCAGCGGGATCATCGTGCGATCCAGCGCCAGGTCACGGTCTGCCAGCTTGCGCATGTAGCGCATCATCTGGGTCTCCGAGGTGATGGTGGTGAAGATCGGGTGAGTGAGGATCTCGTCCTCGCGCAGCACCCCGAGGTCAGCCAGCGGGCCAGCGGAAAGGTCGAAGCCGGAGGTATCCGCGCTCGCGCCCTCCTTCTTCGCGACGACGGCCAGCAGCTCAGCGACGTCCTCATCCGTGGTGGACTCGCCGACGGAGATTCCGACGTGATTCTCGTCGACCCTCCGCAGGTTGAAGCCCGCGTCCACCGCACGCTGCAGGACGGCATCCGCACCGCCCACGCTGGACACGTCCACGGTCACGGTGTCGAAGAAAGAGTCGTGTGCCAGGCTCAGGCCGGCCTCGGACAGGCCCACGCCCAGGGCGACCGCGCGGCCGTGCACCTGGGTGGCGATCTGACGCAGGCCAGCCGGGCCGTGCCAGACGGCGTAGAAGCTCGCCACGACGGCCAGCAGGGCCTGGGCGGTACAGATATTCGAGGTCGCCTTATCGCGACGAATGTGCTGCTCGCGGGTCTGCAGCGCCAAACGGTATGCCGGGGTGCCCTCGGCGTCCTTGGACACACCAACGAGGCGGCCCGGCATCTTGCGCTGCAGGGAATCGACGCAGGCCATGAAGCCAGCGTGCGGGCCGCCGAAGAACAGCGGCACACCGAAGCGCTGGGCAGAACCCACCGCGATGTCCGCACCCAGGGAGCCCGGGGAGGTCACCAGGACCTGGGCCAGCAGGTCAGCAGCGATCGTGACCAGCGCGCCGGCCTCCTTCGCAGCGGAGATCAGACCGCTCAGGTCGCGGATCCGGCCGGTGGACCCCGGGTTGGAGACCACAACACCGACCAGCGGGGTGTCTCCCGCGGCGGCGGCGAAATCAGCGGCGGTGGCGTCCTTAAAATCGACGACCTTGACCGGGATGTCCGCAGCCTCGGCGCGGGCCTCAGTCACGGTGATGGACTGCTGATGGAGGGAGGAGTCCAGCAGCACCACACCACCCTGCTTGGCGGCCTTGGCATTGCCGCGAGCCATGAGCTGCACGGCCTCGGCGACGGCGGTGGCTTCGTCCAGCAGGGATGCGCCCGCGATCGGCAGGCCGGTGAGGTCCTGCACCATGGTCTGGAAATTCAGCAGCGCCTCCAGGCGACCCTGGGAAATCTCCGGCTGGTACGGGGTGTAGGCGGTGTACCAGCCCGGGTTCTCGACCACGTTGCGGCGGATCACCGCGGGGGTGATCGTGTCGTAGTAACCGTTACCGATGAGCTGCTTCATCGGCTTATTCTTCGACGCCATCGCCTTGAGCGCGGCGAGAGTATCGGTTTCGGTCAGCGCGTCGGGCAGGCCGATCGGCCCCTCCTGAACGATGGAGGAAGGAAGGGCGGCCTCCGCGAGCGCAGCGGAGGACTCATAGCCCAGGAAGTCGAGGATCTCCTGGGTATCGCTGCCGTTGGGCCCGATGTGGCGGTGGACAAAAGCTGCGTGATCAGTAGCCATCAAGCTCAAACTTTCCGGTTTGTGGTGTGCTTATTCCGCCTAAATCCTATCGGAGGCTAAAGACAATAGTGTCCGGGGTCACGTTTTCAGGGGTGCGGGGTGGGGTGCCCCACCCCACGGGCTTCTTATCCCCGCCCGCTGCCTGCCCTCTCTGGCGCACCCCTGGGGCCATCGAGGCAACGAACCCGAGCACCACTAGCCCAGCTCTTCGGAGCTGGGGCTGGGTGCCGGGGAGGCACGCGGCTACAGCGCGTTGCTAACCGGATTAGCGAAGGCTTTGAGATCCTCCCAGGAGTCGGCACGGGCGGTGTCTTGCTCGTAGGCGATCAGGTAGCCCCAGTGCTGGCCGGCGTAGGCACCCTCGGCCACCAGGCGGCGCACCAGTGCTTCGGCGGCCTTACGTTTGGACTGCACCCGGGCGTCATCCCGGCCGCGTTCGTCCTTGCCCTCGATGATCCAGTGCACCCCGTTGGTATCCAGGGCCACGAAGTCAGGGAAGTAGCGATCCTTAGCGTTGTAGAACACGAAGGCCTGATCCTGCGGATGCAGCCGGTGCCACCACACAATCCCTGGCGAGGTATTTAGCAGTCGTGCCAGCTGATACTCCCCGGTGAAGGAATCAAAAGATTCCTCCGCGAACAGCGATTTGAACCAGCCGCCATACACCCGCCCGCGTACAAACTGCGCACGCGTCTCAATCTGGTCATGCACCTTCTCCCCCAGCGGCAATGTATAGCCGGCACCGGGCATCTTCTTAGGGTGAATGCTGGGCACCTCGCGGGTGGCCCGCAGGGTTTCGGTGATGTAGTCCTTAATCAGACCCAGCAGCTCAGCGCAAGCAGAGTCCAGGGACTTCACGGTCCACCCGGTGAAGCTCACGGCTTGCATGAACCTCGGTACCAGGAAGGTGGATACATAACGGCCGGTTGCTTCGGTCTTGGGTACCAGCGCCAGCTTCATCACCAGTTTCACCAATGTGTCTTGAGCGTCCGCATCCTCGACGTGTACGGAGTCCACCTCAGCGCTCTCGCGATCTTCAGCGCGGAGTTTCTTGCCTAGGACTGCGAT
This window contains:
- a CDS encoding TrmH family RNA methyltransferase; its protein translation is MSHEDRQESTQPGHQSPQQPEPTEGSGKGPTEWFESRVGVGPWEQEYPGVPLPTEAHFDPELLDNGDRRNVVDAYRYWKMDAIVADIDSRRHELHIAIENFENDANIGTVVRTANAFAVDTVHIVGRKRWNRRGAMVTDRYQHLEHHKTVAEVLDYAAEQDLAVVAVDNTPGSVPLETAELPRRCLLLFGQEGPGVTEEAQRGARMTVSIAQFGSTRSINAGVAAGIAMHAWIRQHADLSQAW
- a CDS encoding lysoplasmalogenase, whose translation is MRSTLTQNRILSHVLERAAEGTRALRTAARHPHPGRIAYLAAGAVSVAAAATRSDRITRAVKPTLMPLLASTVFAPGATADNPRSWGKIHTPSAGQALLLAGLVGGWLGDITLMNTQSRSAEPVERAKSLNRGAAWFSANQLAYIWLLAKRGARPSPAVAAAHLPALVTGLGLARWKLPKALPAAGGYGSLLGATNMLAQDPALLRSTPEETPEDYGHALGGTLFLLSDALILNRLTLLKHAQRPTAPRALKIIDALTDGAVMATYVIAQLLLVDGINGALQQKTEKAA
- the pyrE gene encoding orotate phosphoribosyltransferase produces the protein MAQEIPSVDRAAAARLAELVKELAVVHGKVTLSSGKEADYYVDLRRATLHAEASALIGQLLRQLTSDWEYTNVGGLTLGADPVATAIMHAGEGVDSFVVRKEAKKHGMQRRIEGPDIAGKNVLIVEDTTTTGNSPLTAVAAAREAGANVVGVATVVDRDTGARDVIEAEGLEYRPLLGLTDLGLN
- a CDS encoding DMT family transporter; the protein is METMNTVKGQGATASGRMLPVKPVSHGKAVLILGLGTAFLAFTPIWVKASNMDPATQAFLRILIGLIVLLPFGFWEIKRKGSLPKAGIIMSLVAGLFLGIDFTAWNYSIFYVGAGIAAILLNLQVIVVPMLTAIFDKYKIPPVFLVLVPIMIVGVMLTGGVFEGSGESTGPEQIAGINTATLGTLLGLTSGICYSFYLYFSRKAGTTAPRKDLYIQPMMYTAMSQLVAPAIWAHTGSPRGGFDFTHGVLVDGHLPAVNPETALGDDLTTMNWIWLIMLATLGQAVAWTFVQWGTVWLDPTLSAGILLLSPVSSVVIAWPLFGEVPSLLQFLGILMILGTVMYQNGLFDKWLGKKQKTGDVGNAEDTIEDELVREGLAPGHSPDEAKPLRD
- the gcvH gene encoding glycine cleavage system protein GcvH, which codes for MTALPTDFLYSEEHEWVNTTDITEGEVVRVGITHIAAEALGEIVFVELPEVGDEIEAGEPFGEIESTKSVSDIYAPVSGEIVAVNEELEDNAGIINEDPYGEGWLYDVRVSEPGELMDSADYAAANE
- the gcvT gene encoding glycine cleavage system aminomethyltransferase GcvT, with the translated sequence MTDSASTPKHTALHQVHEQLGARFTDFGGWDMPLKYGKELDEHRAVRETVGVFDLSHMGEVEVSGPQAAELLDYALISRLSAVKVGKAKYSMLCTEDGGIVDDLITYRLADDDFLVVPNAGNAPRVAEALAQRAEGFDVTVVDQTAEKSLVAIQGPKAAEVMHAIVENVTDAPEASGATEDVRGAVDGLGYYAAFKGIVAGQPALIARTGYTGEDGFEIIVDNDAAEQVWNIALAKATELDGLPCGLAARDTLRLEAGMPLYGNELNDELTPVDAGLGILAATKSKDSFVGRDAIVAAKEKGAARVLIGLQGEGRRAARSGYAVLAGEGEDAQPIGEVTSGALSPTLGYPVAMAYVDKTATEEGGAATVGQTVQVDIRGKQYPYQVVEMPFYQREK
- the gcvP gene encoding aminomethyl-transferring glycine dehydrogenase: MATDHAAFVHRHIGPNGSDTQEILDFLGYESSAALAEAALPSSIVQEGPIGLPDALTETDTLAALKAMASKNKPMKQLIGNGYYDTITPAVIRRNVVENPGWYTAYTPYQPEISQGRLEALLNFQTMVQDLTGLPIAGASLLDEATAVAEAVQLMARGNAKAAKQGGVVLLDSSLHQQSITVTEARAEAADIPVKVVDFKDATAADFAAAAGDTPLVGVVVSNPGSTGRIRDLSGLISAAKEAGALVTIAADLLAQVLVTSPGSLGADIAVGSAQRFGVPLFFGGPHAGFMACVDSLQRKMPGRLVGVSKDAEGTPAYRLALQTREQHIRRDKATSNICTAQALLAVVASFYAVWHGPAGLRQIATQVHGRAVALGVGLSEAGLSLAHDSFFDTVTVDVSSVGGADAVLQRAVDAGFNLRRVDENHVGISVGESTTDEDVAELLAVVAKKEGASADTSGFDLSAGPLADLGVLREDEILTHPIFTTITSETQMMRYMRKLADRDLALDRTMIPLGSCTMKLNSAISMEPITWPEFAGIHPHVPADQAAGWLELIDDLEERLAKITGYAKVSVQPNAGSQGEFAGLLAIHRYHLSRGDDQRDKVLIPTSAHGTNAASAALAGLKVVAVKSAEDGSILLDDLDAKLEKYGPEVAGIMITYPSTHGVFEEHVREVCDKVHAAGGQVYIDGANLNALVGLGQPGQFGGDVSHLNLHKTFTIPHGGGGPGVGPVCVAEHLIPFLPTDATVEQSEDPNTGLPVSGAAYGSAGVLPITWSYIAMMGDEGLTEASRMALVNANYISRKLADYFPTLYTGKNDLVAHECILDLNALTKASGVTAEDVSKRLMDFGFHAPTLAFPVPGTLMVEPTESEDKDELDRFIEAMITIRGEIQEIIDGKVTVEESVLRHAPFTAFSVTRDDFEEAVSGGKFSRQQAAFPVDGLRTTKYFPPVRRIDNAYGDRNLVCSCPPLEAFAIED